DNA sequence from the Suttonella indologenes genome:
CTTCCGCCTTGGCATCAAAAGCCACCGGCTTCCCGATTGCTTCGGTGGCGGCGCGTTTGGCGGTGGGCTACACCCTCGACGAGCTGAAAAACGAAATCACCGGCGGCGTTACGCCTGCTTCATTTGAACCGGCGATTGACTACGTGGTAGTTAAAATTCCGCGTTTTGATTTTGTGAAATTCAAACAGACCAACCGCCGCTTAAATACGCAGATGCGAGCGGTGGGCGAAGTGATGGCGATTGGGCGCACCTTTAAAGAATCGCTGCATAAAGCGATTCGTTCTATGGAAGAAGGGCATTTGGGCTTCAGCCGTATGGATACGGCGGGGGAAGACTTGCAAGGTTTGGTCTCTACGCCGACTCCCGAGCGGATTTTCCATGTGGCGGAGGCGTTGCGCCAAGGCTGGAGCGTGGAGCAGCTCTATCAAAGCACGGCGATAGATCCTTGGTTCTTGGCGCAAATGGCGGAAATGATGGATATGGAAATGGCATTGCGCGGCGGCGCCGTCGATTTGCAAGATGCCGGCAATCTATATGCCTATAAACGTGCGGGATTTTCCGATGCGACTTTGGCGCAATGCACAGGCAAAAGCGAAAAAGAAATTCGGGAATTGCGCCGTGCCTTAAACGTGCTGCCGGTGTATAAGCGCGTGGATTCCTGTGCGGCGGAATTTGCCAGCAGCACCGCCTATCTCTATTCCAGCTATGAAGAATTCTGCGAAGCCGAGCCGAGCGATAAGCGCAAAATCATGATTTTAGGCGGCGGCCCGAACCGCATCGGACAAGGAATTGAATTCGACTATTGCTGCGTGCATGCCGCTTTAGCCCTCAAAGAAGACGGCATCGAAACCATTATGGTGAACTGCAACCCCGAAACCGTTTCCACCGATTTCGACACCGCCGACCGCCTCTATTTCGAGCCGCTGACTTTAGAAGACGTGCTGGAAATCGTGCGTGTGGAGCAGCCCGACGGCGTCATCGTGCAATACGGCGGACAAACGCCGCTGAAATTGGCGCGTGCTTTGGAAGCCGAGGGCGTAAACATCATCGGCACCTCCCCCGATGCTATCGATCGCGCCGAAGACCGCGAACGCTTCCAGCAATTGCTGCAAACCCTGAATCTGCGCCAGCCGCCGAACCGTACCGCCAGCGACACCGCGACCGCTCTGCAAAAAGCCCAAGAAATCGGCTATCCCTTGGTGGTGCGTCCGTCCTATGTTTTGGGCGGTCGTGCTATGGAAATTATCTATAACGACCAAGACCTTGAGCATTATATGCAGGAAGCCATCCATGTTTCCCCCGATGCGCCGATTTTGCTCGACCGCTTCTTAAACGATGCGATAGAAGTCGATATCGATGTCATCAGCGACGGCAAACAGGTAGTTGTCGGCGGCATCATGGAGCATATCGAAGAAGCCGGCGTACATTCCGGCGATTCCGCCTGCTCTTTGCCGCCCTATCGCCTGCCCGCCCATATCGCCGATGAAATTGCGCGTCAAGCCAAAGAAATGGCATTGGCCTTGAACGTCGTCGGACTGATGAATACGCAATTTGCCGTGCAGGGCGAAGACATTTTCGTCTTGGAAGTCAATCCGCGTGCTTCGCGCACCGTGCCTTTCGTCTCGAAAGTAACGGGGCGTTCGCTGGCAAAAATCGCCGCTCGCTGCATGGCAGGGCAAAGTCTGTCGGAACAAGGCATTCACGCACCGATTGCCGTGAAAAAATATGCCGTCAAAGAAGCCGTCTTCCCCTTTGCCAAATTCCAAAACGTCGATCCCATTCTCGGGCCGGAAATGAAATCCACCGGCGAAGTCATGGGCGTGGGCGAGAGCTTTGCCGAAGCCTTCCAAAAAGCGCAGCGCGGCGCGGGCGAACGCATGCCCAAACAAGGCGGACGCGTCTTTATCTCTGTGAAAAACAAAGATAAGAACAAAGCCGCCGAAGCCGCGCGTCTGCTCTTGGGGGCGGGCTATCAATTAGTCGCTACAGACGGCACCGCCGCCGCCCTGCAAGCCCAAGGCATTGCCTGCGAACGCGTGAATAAAGTCGCCCAAGGCAGGCCGCATATCGTTGACCACATCATCAACGGCGAGATTGACCTCATCATCAACACGACCGAGGGCAAGCAGTCGATTGCCGATTCCTACGACATCCGCCGTCAAGCCCTGATGCACAAAGTGCATTACACCACCACAATGGCGGGCGGTATGGCTATCGCTACCGCGCTGGCGCGTGAGCAAAGCGAGGAACAAGTCCGCTCCTTACAGGAAATCCATGCAGAATTGGCTGAATAGCCTAGCGCCCAAGCCCTGTGCTTGGGCTTTTTTTTCGCCGATATGGTCGAAGCAATGCAAAAATCGGCGCAAGGCTTTGCCCTTAGCGCGGACGCGGTATAATTCGTTTTTTAGTTTTGGGAAAGAATCATGCGTGTGATGCTCTTACTCGGCGGCGCCCTATGCCTTAGCGCCTGCCAATATTTCGACGGCTATTTTTCCGCTCCTGCCGAGCTGAACCGCCCCATTCCTGCTTATGATCAGCATAGCTTGATTATCCGTTATGACGAAGAAAGCGGTAATGCCGCGTTGCTTGCCGCGGTTGAGGAATACGGCGCAAGCATCTTAAGCGATTATCCGATGCTCTCCACGATGATTATCGGCATTGCGCAGGACAAGGATATTCAAGAGGCGCAGCAATATTTCCGCGGCATTGAGAGCGTGCAGCAGATTAATTTTGATTTGCTGCAGAATGCGTATTAATCCATTCGGCGAAAGGCTTTACATAGTCGGAGAAGTGTTAAAAAGTAGTACAAGAGCGTAGGGCAAGACGAGTCAAGTTCGTCATACTTTTTCAATTCTTCGGCTATAGCATCTGCAATCTTTTTCATCGAAGACCTTTACACAAACCCCAATGCAAGTCTTGTTTTCAGTCAAAAAACTGAAAAAGCACTAGGACTTGGCTAAGCTTACTTGTACGCACAGTCAATTCATGACAAAGACGCATACTTGAAACATTAGGTCTTTTCAAATAATGCTCTGTTTTGAGACATGAATTAAATTAACGGCAGCTCGGGCACTTATGCCCGACAAAGGCAGACTTTTTACATCGAATGCTGCAAAGAGCTCGATTCTTATTGCAATAAGGATGCCGCGCTACCTTGCGAAATAAAGCCGTCCGGTACTTGTCCGTTTGCCGCCTGCCACAAAGCAAAAGCATTGCGCGTATTATTGCCTAAAATCCCGTCGCTGCCTTTCGTATCATAGCCTATTTGCGTTAAACGGTTTTGCAATTGCTGCACTTGCGCGCGCGATAAAGCTTTTTCATGACGCGGCCAAGCACTTTGTAGACCTGCGCGTCCGGCAATCCCGTCGCCCAATAAAGCCACCGCCAAAGCATAGCTGCTTGAATTGTTATATACGCGAATCACGCGAAAATTTTTCGTCAGCAACAAGGCAGGACCATTCACCCCTGCCGGCAGCCATAATTCCGCCGCTTGATTAAGTGCAGCAAAATTCTCTCCGCTCAGACTGACCAAGCCCATTCGCGCCCAATCGCTCAGCGGCAAGGATTGCCCGATTAATTGGGCGTCAAAACCTTGCGGCAACTGTACTTCATAACCCCAAGGCAGACCGCGTATCCAACCGCTGGAGCCGAGATAATGCGCCGTCGAAGCCAAAGCATCGGCTTTCTGCCAAGGATTGCGTCTGCCGTCGCCGTCGCCGTCGCTGCCGTATTGCCGCCATGTGGCGGGAATAAACTGGGTATGCCCCATGCCGCCCGCCCAAGAGCCCTGCAATTGCGACCATTCCACATCGTCGCGCTGCAATAAATCCAAGAGGGCTAATAATTGCTGCTCGGCAAATTCGCGCCGCCGCCCCTCAAAAGCCAAAGTCGCCAATGCATTGACCAAATCCGCATTACCCGTATTTGCCCCGAAGCCGCTTTCTATCCCCCAAATGGCGGTAATGATTTCTGCCGGCACACCGCTTTGCTGTGCAAAACGATTCAATAAATCGGCATTTGCCTGATAATGTTCGCGTCCTTTTTGAATCCGTCCTGCCGTTACCGCCGAATCGAGATATTCCCAAGGCATTTTGGCAAATTCAGGCTGTTTTCTGTCCTGCGCCACAATCCGCGGATTTTCCTGCGCCGCATCAATCAGTCTTGCCAACATGTGCGGCTGATAACCTGCGGCAATCGCACGCTGTTTAAATTGCGCCTTCCAATCCTCAAAATCTCGGACAGTTTGTGCCGTCTGCGCAACAGCTGTCGTTTTTTCCTTAAGATCTACCGCCTGTGCAATATTGCCTGATTGTCCGCTTTGGCAGGCATTTAAGAGCAAAACGGCTGTCGCCGCTACCATGAATCCTCGCATATCATTCCCCTATGAAAAAAGCACTTCAGTATAAAGCCTCTTGCATCAATGTTCAGGCATTAATCGCATATCATTGCAATTTTAATCGACTATAAAACAAAAACCCGACTTCCCATAAAAGAAAGTCGGGCTGTGTTCGGAATAATCGCTTAACGTTTTGAGAATTGCGTTGCGCGACGGGCTTTGTGCAAGCCGACTTTTTTCCGCTCTACTTCACGCGCATCACGAGTCAAGAAGCCCGCACAGCGCAAAGGTTCACGCAAGTTTTCATCATAAGCACGCAAAGCACGCGCGATGCCGTGACGAATCGCACCGGCTTGACCGCTTGAGCCGCCGCCTGAAACGGTAATGTAGAAATCAAAGTTTTCTTTCATATCCACGGTTTCTAATGGCTGACGAACGACCATGCGTGAGGTTTCGCGACCAAAATACTCATCTAACGGTTTTTGGTTCACAACGATATTGCCGCTGCCGCGACGAAGGAATACGCGCGCTGATGAGGTTTTGCGGCGTCCTGTGGCGTAATATTGCTCTGACATTGTTAATCCTTAAATTTCAAGCGCGATTGGTTGCTGAGCCGCATGTTCATGTGTTGCACCGGCATAAATTTTCAATTTTTTCAATTGGGCACGACCTAAGGGACCATTAGGCATCATACCTTTAACCGCCAATTCGAGGACTTTGCCGGGGCGGCGTTCTTGCATTTGGTCAAAATTGGCGCTTTTCATATTACCCACGAATCCTGTGTGTCTGTAATACATTTTGTCTTGGCCTTTTTTGCCTGTTACTGCAATTTTATCTGCATTGACAACGATGATGTAGTCGCCGGTGTCGATATGCGGGGTGAATTCCGGCTTGTGTTTGCCGCGTAAACGGCGGGCAACTTCAGTTGCTAAACGACCTAGGGTTTTCCCCTCAGCATCAACCACATACCAATCGCGGCTTACGCTGCTTGGCGTAGCGCTAAAAGTTTTAAACATGATAAGTTTCTCCGAACACGAAAAATAAGGGCGCAAATGCTACATGTTTTTTGCCTTAATAGCAAGATTTATCACACGTCTTTTCTATTTTTGCGCCGTTTGAATAATTGAAAAAGCGTAAGCAATGCAATGCTGCGGCGGCAGACGCTGTTTTAAATGTCTTCTCAGCTGCGATTGAGCGGATTTTTACCCCCCCCTGCTTTGCATAATTATGCGCACTCCTTTGCTATTGATTCTCTAATAAACGAGCAAGATTTTGCGGTGCAACATAGCCTCGGATGAGGCTGCCGTTTTCAAGCACGAAGGTCGGGGTGGCGTTAACGCCCATTTTCATCCCCACAACATGCGGTTTTTTAATATATTCCTGACAATTAACGGCTGATAAAGCCAATCCTTGATTGACTTGCTGCATGGCTTGCTTGCGATCGGATGCACACCATACCGCCGATAATTGCCCATATGCTGTAGAATTCGGCCCGTTACGCGGGAAGGGCGCAAAGTGCATTTCTATATCCAATTCATTATATTGATCGGCTTTGTCATAGATGACACGGCAATAAGGACAGTCCACATCAATAAAAACCGTAACTTGATGCTGTGCTTTTTTAGGTGCGAAAGCGATGACGTCGATTTCGTTAAGTTCTGACAGCAATTGCCTGCGCATTTGATTGCGACGGTGATCGGATAAATTTTCCCTGCTGCTCAAATCCAATAGGTTGCCCTCAAATAGATAACGTCCGTCGCGGCTGAGATAATAAACGTCATTAGCGATAACTACCTGATACAAACCGGCAATCGGACTCAGGCTGATTTCCTCCAATTCTTCAGGGTTATGCATCAGAGCTTGCAAATGAGTCAAATCCGGCAATAAGGTATGAAATTCAGCTTGATTGGTAAACTCAGGCCAAATATGTGCCGGCACTTCTGTTTGTCTATCATTTTGTTTTTCTTGCTTAGGAACGGCAGGCACCGGCGTGAGATTGCTATTGCGACCTAAAAAGGGCAAATCGACACCGTAATTGAGTAAATTTTCCACTCGTTGATTCGGCGGCGAGAGCGTATGATTTTGGGCAAAGGCTTGCGCAGAAAAGCTTAAGCTCAAGATACTTAATAGGATATTGGCAGCGATATTACTAGATGTTTTCATTGGCGCATGATAACGCTTTCCGCCGCTGAAAAAGCGGCTTTTTATGCAAAATTAAGAGAACGTCATTTTGCGGCGTATTTCCCTTTTAAGCACGGGGATGATGCTGTTGAAAAATTTGCTTTAATCTGGCGTCTGCAATATGGGTGTAAATCTGCGTGGTCGAGAGACTGCTATGCCCCAATAGCAGTTGTATGCTGCGCAAATCCGCGCCATGCGCCAATAAATGACTGGCAAAGGCATGGCGCAGGGTATGCGGCGACAAATTTTCCGCATCCAGTCCGGCGTTTGCGGCATGTAATTTAATCCGATGCCAGAAGGCATGCCTTGTCAGCGCCGTGCCTCTTGCCGTGACAAAGACCGCTTCGCTTTTGCGTCCGTTAAGCAATGACGGACGCGCGCGGCGCAAATATTCCTGCAATGCCGCCAATGCCATTTCGCCCATCGGTACCAAGCGTTCTTTGCTGCCTTTACCGATAATGTGCAGATACCCCGCGTCCATGGCGACTTGCCGCAATTGCAGCCCGACCAATTCGCTTACGCGCAAACCGCAGGCATAGAGGATTTCCAACATCGCGCGGTCGCGCAGACCCAAGGCTTCATTCGCATCGGGCGCGGCTAATAAGGCTTCCACATGCGCCTCCGTTAATAAAGGCGGCAATTGGCGGCGGATTTTCGCCCGCCCCAATTCTGTGACGGGATTATCCTCGCGCCAATTCTGCGCAAGGGCGAAGCGATAAAAACGCATTAAGGCGGCACGCATGCGCGCGCGCGTTGCCGCCGATTTGCCGCTTTCCTGCATCGCCGCCAGCCATTGCGCCAATTCTTCCCGACTCGCCTCGCGCAAAGGCACGCTCAAATACGCCTGCGCCAATTGCAAATCGCTGCGGTAGCTGTGCAAACTGCTATCCGCCAAACCTTCTTGCAGCCATAAATAATCCAATAAAGCGGCAATATCCTCCGCCCCTTGCGGCGCTTTTTCCATTACAATATCCTTTTTTGCTTCAGTATAACTGCTCATGCGCTTGCTTTCCCGTTCTCTGCTTTTTGTATTGATGTTGGCTGTTTTGCTTGGCGGCGGCTATTTATCGCTGAATTTGCGCAGCAGCATCACGCTGCGCGAACAACCCCTGCTCACGCTCAATACGCGGCAAAGCGCCCAATTGGCGGCAATTGAGGCGCCGATTGAGATTTATGCCTATATCGACCGCAATCCCCGCCTCATCCGCGCCATTGAAGACAGCCTGATTCCGCTGCGCCAACATCTACCGCAATTGCAATTGCGCATTATCGATCCCAACACCGACCCCGTCGCCGTAAAAAATCACGACATCAGCCGCATCGGGCAAATTTATGTGCAAGTCGGCGATAAGGGAGAACGTTTGGAATTCGCCTCGCCCGAAGGCATTGCGCGCAGCATCTTAACATTGCAAGGCGCAGAAACGCGGCAAATCGTGCATCTGCAAGGCAACGGCGAACGCGCACCCTTTGCCGACATCGGCGGTTCGTGGCGGGACTTATATGCCGTCTTGCAAAGCCCGCAGCTGAATATCGTCAGCATCGATTTAAAACGCCATATCAACCTGCCCGAAAACGCCGATCTTGCCTTTATCGCCGACCCCGATGCGCATAATAGCGCGCATCTCAACGCCGCCATCGACACCTACCTCCGCCAAGGCGGAAATCTCGTCTTTAGCACCGATACCCAACAACATTTCCTGCCTTCCGTCTTGCAGGCCATCAGCGGACTGCGCGTCCTGCCCGGCGTAGTCGTCGATACGGCAGGACAAGAAATCGGGCTTGCCGATCCGCGTGTCATCCCTGCCGCCACGAACAATCAACATCCCATTACCGCCGAACTCACGCAATTGCCCTTGCTTGCGGGCAGCGTCGCCTTTGCGGACGAGGCAGGCAGCGCCGAAGGCTGGCAACGCCATCTTCTGCTCCAATCCTCGCCGCGCAGCTGGAACGAAACTGCCCCCATCACAGGACATATCGAACACAATGCGGATGCGGACGAACAGGCAGGACCGCTGGGACTTGCTTATCTGCTCAGCCGCGACATCAACGGCAAAACCCAAACCCTGCTCATACTGGGCGATAGCGACCTATTCACCGCTGCCGCCTTACATCGCGGCGGCAACCTAGCCCTCGCCCAAGCCATCGTCTCGCACATCGCCGACACCGGCGGCAGCGAAACCATCGCCCGCCCCCTACTGGGCGACCAATTCATTAACCTCAAGCGCAGCGAAGAATTCCTCTGGGCAGGCTTGCTCCTCGGTTTCCCATGTCTTGTGTTACTCCTCGACCTGTATCTACGCCGCCGCTTTATCCGCCGCTACCGTCTCTCATGACATGAAAAGCATCACCGCTCTTTGGCTCTTTTGGCTCGGCGCCGCCCTGCTCTGCGCAGGACTCTATCGCTATGAAACACAGCTCCGCGATACCGCTCTGCCCCTGCCCGAGCCGCTGCACAGTCTGGAAATCATCCGTGCCGACACCCGCTTGAGCTTCCAAGCTCAAAACGATTGGCAGCATCAAGGACAAACCGCGCCCAAACTCGCCGCATGGCTGGAACAACTTCGCCACGGCTGCCCGCAATCCTATCCTGCAACGGCGGCCAAACTACCGCCCGAAGAAGCGGCGATTACCCTGCGTTTTAACGGCGGGGACGACTGGATATTCGGCGCCTACAACCCCTTTAACCGCAGTCATTATCTGCAACATCAAGACCGCGTTTACCTCTGCCACGAGCAACTCAAACCGCGTCTATCCCTGCCTCTATCCTATTGGCTTGACCAACACTGAGAATCATCATGCCCGAACTGCCAGAAGTCGAAACCACCCGCGCCGGACTCGAACCCCATCTCATCGGACACCGCATCGCCCAAATTGAAAGCCGCGTAGCGAAACTGCGCCAAGCCGTAGACAAGCAAGCTCTGCAACAACTGATTGCGCGCCAATTCACCGCCATTCGTCGCCGAGGTAAATACCTCATCATC
Encoded proteins:
- the xerD gene encoding site-specific tyrosine recombinase XerD, producing MEKAPQGAEDIAALLDYLWLQEGLADSSLHSYRSDLQLAQAYLSVPLREASREELAQWLAAMQESGKSAATRARMRAALMRFYRFALAQNWREDNPVTELGRAKIRRQLPPLLTEAHVEALLAAPDANEALGLRDRAMLEILYACGLRVSELVGLQLRQVAMDAGYLHIIGKGSKERLVPMGEMALAALQEYLRRARPSLLNGRKSEAVFVTARGTALTRHAFWHRIKLHAANAGLDAENLSPHTLRHAFASHLLAHGADLRSIQLLLGHSSLSTTQIYTHIADARLKQIFQQHHPRA
- the rplM gene encoding 50S ribosomal protein L13 — its product is MFKTFSATPSSVSRDWYVVDAEGKTLGRLATEVARRLRGKHKPEFTPHIDTGDYIIVVNADKIAVTGKKGQDKMYYRHTGFVGNMKSANFDQMQERRPGKVLELAVKGMMPNGPLGRAQLKKLKIYAGATHEHAAQQPIALEI
- the rpsI gene encoding 30S ribosomal protein S9, whose product is MSEQYYATGRRKTSSARVFLRRGSGNIVVNQKPLDEYFGRETSRMVVRQPLETVDMKENFDFYITVSGGGSSGQAGAIRHGIARALRAYDENLREPLRCAGFLTRDAREVERKKVGLHKARRATQFSKR
- a CDS encoding Gldg family protein, with translation MRLLSRSLLFVLMLAVLLGGGYLSLNLRSSITLREQPLLTLNTRQSAQLAAIEAPIEIYAYIDRNPRLIRAIEDSLIPLRQHLPQLQLRIIDPNTDPVAVKNHDISRIGQIYVQVGDKGERLEFASPEGIARSILTLQGAETRQIVHLQGNGERAPFADIGGSWRDLYAVLQSPQLNIVSIDLKRHINLPENADLAFIADPDAHNSAHLNAAIDTYLRQGGNLVFSTDTQQHFLPSVLQAISGLRVLPGVVVDTAGQEIGLADPRVIPAATNNQHPITAELTQLPLLAGSVAFADEAGSAEGWQRHLLLQSSPRSWNETAPITGHIEHNADADEQAGPLGLAYLLSRDINGKTQTLLILGDSDLFTAAALHRGGNLALAQAIVSHIADTGGSETIARPLLGDQFINLKRSEEFLWAGLLLGFPCLVLLLDLYLRRRFIRRYRLS
- a CDS encoding lytic murein transglycosylase, encoding MRGFMVAATAVLLLNACQSGQSGNIAQAVDLKEKTTAVAQTAQTVRDFEDWKAQFKQRAIAAGYQPHMLARLIDAAQENPRIVAQDRKQPEFAKMPWEYLDSAVTAGRIQKGREHYQANADLLNRFAQQSGVPAEIITAIWGIESGFGANTGNADLVNALATLAFEGRRREFAEQQLLALLDLLQRDDVEWSQLQGSWAGGMGHTQFIPATWRQYGSDGDGDGRRNPWQKADALASTAHYLGSSGWIRGLPWGYEVQLPQGFDAQLIGQSLPLSDWARMGLVSLSGENFAALNQAAELWLPAGVNGPALLLTKNFRVIRVYNNSSSYALAVALLGDGIAGRAGLQSAWPRHEKALSRAQVQQLQNRLTQIGYDTKGSDGILGNNTRNAFALWQAANGQVPDGFISQGSAASLLQ
- the carB gene encoding carbamoyl-phosphate synthase large subunit; translation: MPKRSDIQSILIIGAGPIVIGQACEFDYSGAQACKALKREGFRIILVNSNPATIMTDPEMADATYIEPIQWQTIEKIIEKERPDAILPTMGGQTALNCALDLAKHGVLAKYGVELIGASVKAIETAEDRDLFKQAMDEIGLGSAKSFAVHTMEEARAAQAQLGFPVIIRPSFTLGGSGGGIAYNKDEFEEITAYGLELSPTNEVLLEESLLGWKEFEMEVVRDKNDNAIIVCSIENFDPMGVHTGDSITVAPAQTLTDKEYQVLRDASIAILRKIGVETGGSNVQFAVNPKDGRMIVIEMNPRVSRSSALASKATGFPIASVAARLAVGYTLDELKNEITGGVTPASFEPAIDYVVVKIPRFDFVKFKQTNRRLNTQMRAVGEVMAIGRTFKESLHKAIRSMEEGHLGFSRMDTAGEDLQGLVSTPTPERIFHVAEALRQGWSVEQLYQSTAIDPWFLAQMAEMMDMEMALRGGAVDLQDAGNLYAYKRAGFSDATLAQCTGKSEKEIRELRRALNVLPVYKRVDSCAAEFASSTAYLYSSYEEFCEAEPSDKRKIMILGGGPNRIGQGIEFDYCCVHAALALKEDGIETIMVNCNPETVSTDFDTADRLYFEPLTLEDVLEIVRVEQPDGVIVQYGGQTPLKLARALEAEGVNIIGTSPDAIDRAEDRERFQQLLQTLNLRQPPNRTASDTATALQKAQEIGYPLVVRPSYVLGGRAMEIIYNDQDLEHYMQEAIHVSPDAPILLDRFLNDAIEVDIDVISDGKQVVVGGIMEHIEEAGVHSGDSACSLPPYRLPAHIADEIARQAKEMALALNVVGLMNTQFAVQGEDIFVLEVNPRASRTVPFVSKVTGRSLAKIAARCMAGQSLSEQGIHAPIAVKKYAVKEAVFPFAKFQNVDPILGPEMKSTGEVMGVGESFAEAFQKAQRGAGERMPKQGGRVFISVKNKDKNKAAEAARLLLGAGYQLVATDGTAAALQAQGIACERVNKVAQGRPHIVDHIINGEIDLIINTTEGKQSIADSYDIRRQALMHKVHYTTTMAGGMAIATALAREQSEEQVRSLQEIHAELAE
- a CDS encoding DsbC family protein, producing MKTSSNIAANILLSILSLSFSAQAFAQNHTLSPPNQRVENLLNYGVDLPFLGRNSNLTPVPAVPKQEKQNDRQTEVPAHIWPEFTNQAEFHTLLPDLTHLQALMHNPEELEEISLSPIAGLYQVVIANDVYYLSRDGRYLFEGNLLDLSSRENLSDHRRNQMRRQLLSELNEIDVIAFAPKKAQHQVTVFIDVDCPYCRVIYDKADQYNELDIEMHFAPFPRNGPNSTAYGQLSAVWCASDRKQAMQQVNQGLALSAVNCQEYIKKPHVVGMKMGVNATPTFVLENGSLIRGYVAPQNLARLLENQ